The window GTGGTGgaaaatgcagttgtgtttgcAGCTGCTGCTCTTGTGGTACCAGCTGGAGTTGTGTTGGCAGTTGCTACTGTTGTAGTGGCTGCTGTAGTTGTCGTGACGGCTACAGTTGTGGTGGCGGCTGCTGTTGCTGTGGTGGCCGGGGCTGTCGTATATGTGGCTGCAGTTGTTGTGGCAGGAGCTGTTGTATatgtggctgcagttgtggtggcagaggTCGTCATAGGGACGTCTGCAGTTACGGTGGCAGGGGCTGCAGTAGTGGTGGCAGCGGCTGTTgtcgtggtggcagctgcagttgtggtggcagcggCTGTCGCCGTGGCGGCAGCTGCTGTTGTGGAAGCGGTAGTAGTGGTGGAAaatgcagttgtggttgcagatGCTGCTCTTGTGGTACCAGCTGGAGTTGTGGTGGCCGTGACTGTTGTAGTTGCGGCTGCAGTTGTTGTGGCAGGAGCTGTTATCATAGTGGCAGCTGCAGTTGATGTAGCAGCTGCACTTGTGGATTCAGTGGCTGCTGTTCTGGTAGCGGTTAAAGTTGTGGTGGCAGGGGGTGTTGTGgtagtggctgcagttgtggtggcagaggTCGTCGTAGGGACGTCTGCAGTTACAGTGGCAGGGGCTGCAGTagtggtggcagctgcagttgtggtggcagcggCTGTCGTCGTGGCGGCAGCTGCTGTTGTGGTAGCAGTCGTAGTggcggctgcagttgtggttgcagtcGTAGTGGTAGAAaatgcagttgtggttgcagatGCTGCTCTTGTGGTACCAGCTAGAGTTGTGGTGGCATCGGCTGCTGTTGTAGTGGCTGCTGTAGTTGTAGTGGCATCTACAGTTGTGCTGGCGACTGCTCTTGGTAGGGTGGGAGAGGCTGTCGTAGTGGAAGCTGCAGTTGTGTTGGCAGGGTCTGTCGTTATTGCAGCTGCTGTTGTGGTAGCAGCTGCACTTGTGGTTACAGTGGCTGCTGTGTTGGTAGTGGCTAAAGTTGTGGTGGCAGGGGCTGCAGTAGTGATGGCAGCGGCTGTTGTCATGTTGGCAGCTGCTGTTGTGGTGGCAGCGGCTGTCATCATAGCGGCAGCTGCTGTTGTGGTAGCAGTCGTAGTGGCGGCTGCTGTTGTGGTAGCAGTCGTAGTGGTGGCTATAGTTGTGGTGGCAGTGGCTGCTCTTGTGGTACCAGCTGGAGTTGTGGAGGCAGCAGCTGCTGTTGTAGTGGCTGCTGTAGTTGTAGTGGCAGCTACAGTTGTGCTGGCGACTGCTGTTGTTATGGTGGCAGAGGCTGTCCTAGTGGAAGCTGCAGTTGTGGTAGGAGTCATAGTGGCATCTGCATTTGTGGTGGCAGGGTCTGTCGTTATTGCAGCTGCTGTTGTGGTAGCAGCTTCACTTGTGGTTGCAGTGTCTGCTGTGTTGGCAGCGACTGAAGTTGTGTTGGCATGAGTTGTCTTAGTGGTGTCTccagttgtggtggcaggggcTGTCGTAGTGGCGCCCTTAGTTATGGTGGCAGGGGCTGCAGTGGTGGTGGCAGTGGCTGTTGTCATGTtggcagctgcagttgtggttgcagcgGCTGTCGTAGGGACGTCTGCAGTTACGGTGGCAGGGGCTGCAGTAGTGGTGGCAGCGGCTGTTGTCGTGGTGGCAGCTGCTGTGGTCGTGGTGGCAGCTGCTGTGGTCGTGGTGGCAGCTGCTGTGGTCGTGGTGGCAGCTGCTGTTGTGGTTGCAGATGCTGCTCTTGTGGTACCAGCTGGAGATGTGGTGGCAGCGGCTGCGGTTGTAGTGGCTGCTGTAGTTGTATCTACAGTTGTGCTGGTGACTGTTGTTGCTATGGTGGCAGAGGCTGTCGTAATTACAGCTGTAGTTGTGATGGCAGTGGCTGCTGTTGTGGTCGCGGCTAAAGGTGTGGTGGCATGGGTTGTCTTAGTTGTGTCTccagttgtggtggcaggggcTGTCATAGTGGCGTCCTCAGTTACGGCGGCAGCGGCTGCAGTAGGGTTGTCAGCGGCTGTTGTCATAGTGGCAGCTGCTGTTGTGGTAGCGGCTGAAGTTGTGGTGGCATGGGTTGTCTTAGTGGTGTCTccagttgtggtggcaggggcTGTCGTAGTGGTGTCTTCAGTTATGCTGGTAGCGGCTGTTATCGTAGtggcagctgcagttgtggtcgcagctgcagttgtggttgcagtgGCTGCTGTTCTGGTAGCGGTTAAAGTTGTGGTTGCAGCTGCTGCTCTTGTGGTGCCAGCTGGAGATGTGGTGGCAGTTGCTACTGTTGTAGTGGCTGCTGTAGTTGTAGTGGCGGCTACAGTTGTGGTGGCGGCTGCTGTTGCTGTGGTGGCAGGGGCTGTCGTATatgtggctgcagttgtggtggcaggggcTGTCGTAGGGACGTCTGCAGTTATGGTGCCAGGGGCTTCAGTAGTGGTGGCAGTGGCTGTTGTTGTGGTGGCatctgcagttgtggtggcagctgctgtggttgtggtggcagctgctgtTGTGGTAGCAGTCATAGTGGTGGAAaatgcagttgtggttgcagatGCTGCTCTTGTGGTACCAGCTGGAGGTGTGGTGGCAGCGGCTGCTGTTGTAGTGGCTGCTGTAGTTGTAGTGGAATCTACAGTTGTGCTGGCAACTGTTGTTGCTATGGTGGCAGAGGCTGTCGTAGTGGCGTCTGCATTTGTGGTGGCAGGGTCTGTCGTTATTACAGCTGTAGTTGTGATGGCAGTGGCTGCTGTTGTGGTCACGGCTAAAGGTGTGGTGGCAGGGGCTGTCATAGCGGCGTCCTTAATTACGGTGGCAGCGGCTGCAGTAGTGGTGTCAGCGGCTGTTGTCATAGtggcagctgcagttgtggtagcAGCTGCACTTGTGGTTGctgtggctgcagttgtggtagcGGTTGAAGTTGTGGTGGCATGGTTTGTCTTAGTGGTGTCTGAAGTTATGCTGGTAGCGGCTGTTATCGTAGtggcagctgcagttgtggtggcagctgcccTTGTGGTTGCAGTGGCTGCTGTTCTGGTAGCGACTAAAGTTATGGTTGCAGCTGCTGCTCTTGTGGTACCAGCTGGAGTTGTGGTGGCAGTTGCTACTGTTGTAGCGGCTGCTGTAGTTGTAGTGGCGGCTACAGTTGTGGTGGCGGCTGCTGTTGCTGTGGTGGCCGGGGCTGTCGTATATGTGGCAacagttgtggtggcaggggcTGTCGTATATGTGGCTGCAGTTGTGTTGGCATGAGTTGTCTTAGTGGTGTCTccagttgtggtggcaggggcTGCAGTAGTGGTGGCAGTGGCTGTTGTCATGTtggcagctgcagttgtggtggcagcagCTGTTGCCGTGGTGGCATCTGCTGTGGTCGTGGTGGCAGCTGCTGTTGTGGTAGCAGTCGTAGtggtggctgcagttgtggtagcAGTCGTAGTAGTGGCAAATGCAGCTGTGGTTGCAGATGCTGCTCTTGTGGTACCAGCTGGAGATGTGGTGGCAGCGGCTGCTGTTGTAGTGGCTGCTGTAGTTGTAGTGGAATCTACAGTTGTGCTGGCGACTGTTGTTGCTATGGTGGCAGAGGCTGTCGTAATTACAGCTGTAGTTGTGATGGCAGTGGCTGCTGTTGTGGTGGTCGCGGCTAAAGGTGTGGTGGCATGGGTTGTCTTAGTTGTGTCTccagttgtggtggcaggggcTGTCATAGTGGCGTCCTCAGTTACGGCGGCAGCGGCTGCAGTAGGGTTGTCAGCGGCTGTTGTCATAGTGGCAACTGCAGTTGTGGTAGCAGTTGCACTTGTGGTTGCTGTGGCTGCTGTTGTGGTAGCGGCTGAAGTTGTCTTAGTGGTGTCTccagttgtggtggcaggggcTGTCGTAGTGGTGTCTGCAGTTATGTTGGTAGCGGCTGTTATCGTAGtggcagctgcagttgtggtcgCAGCTGCACTTGTGGTTGCAGCTGCACATGTGGTTGCAGCTGCACTTGTGGTTGCAGCTGCTGCTCTTGTGGTACCAGCTGGAGTTGTGGTGGCAGTTGCTACTGTTGTAGTGGCTGCTGTAGTTGTAGTGGCGGCTACAGTTGTGGTGGCGGCTGCTGTTGCTGTGGTGGCCGGGGCTGTCGTATatgtggctgcagttgtggtggcaggggcTGTCGTAGGGATGTCTGCAGTTACGGTGGCAGGGGCTTCAGTAGTGGTGGCAGCGGCTGTTgtcgtggtggcagctgcagttgtggtggcagcttcTGTCGTTGTGGTGGCAGCAGCTGTTGTGGTAGCAGTCGTAGTGGCGGCTGCATTTGTGGTGGCAGGGTCTGTCTTTATTGCAGCTGCTGTTGTGGTAGCAGCTGCACTTGTGGTTGCAGTGGCTGCTGTGTTGGTAGCGACTAAAGTTGTGGCATGAGTTGTCTTAGTGGTGTCTCCAGTTGTGGTGGTAGGGGCTGTCGTAGTGGCGTCCTTAGTTATGGTGGCAGGGGCTGCAGTAGTGGTGGCAGCGGCTGTCATCATAGTGGCAGCTGCTGTTGTGGTCGCAGTCGTAGTGGTGGCAGCGGCTGCTCTTGTGGTACCAGCTGGAGTTGTGGTGGCAGTTGCTACTGTTGTAGCGGCTGCTGTAGTTGTAGTGGCGGCTACAGTTGTGGTGGAGGCTGCTGTTGCTGTGGTGGCCGGGGCTGTCATATATGTGGCTGCAGTTATGGTGTCAGGGGCTGTCTTAGGGACGTCTGCAGTTACGGTGGCAGGGGCTGCAGTAGTGGTGGCAGCGGCTGTTgtcgtggtggcagctgcagttgtggtggcagctgctgtCGTCGTGGTGGCAGCTGCTGTTGTGCTAGCAGTCGTAGTGGTGGCTGCATTTGTGGTGGCAGGGTCTGTCTTTATTGCAGCTGCTGTTGTGGTAGCAGCTGCACTTGTGGTTGCAGTGGCTGCTGTGTTGGTAGCGACTAAAATTGTGGTGGCATGAGTTATCTTAGTGGTGTCTCCAGTTGTGGTGGCAGGAGCTGTCTTAGTGGTGTCTGCAGTTATGCTGGTAGCGGCTGTTATTATAGtggcagctgcagttgtggtggcagctgcactTGTGGTTGCAGTGGCTGCTGTTCTGGTAGCAGCTAAAGTTGTGGTTACAGCTGCTGCTCTTGAAGTACCAGCTGGAGTTGTGGTGGCAATTGCTACTGTCGTAGTGGCTGCTGTAGTTGTAGTGGCGGCTACAGTTGTGGTGGCGGCTGCTGTTGCTGTGGTGGCCGGGGCTGTCATAGGGACGTCTGCAGTTACGGTGGCAGGGGCTGCAGTAGTGGGGGCAGCGGCTGTCGTGGTGGTGGCAGCTCCTGTCGTGGTGGTGGCAGCTCCTGTCGTGGTGGTGGCAGCTGCTGTCGTGGTGGTGGCAGCTGCTGTCGTGGTGGTGGCAGCTGCTGTCGTCGTGGTGGCAGCTGCTGTCGTCGTGGTGGCAGCTGCTGTCGTCGTGGTGGCAGCTGCTGTCGTCGTGGTGGCAGCTGCTGTCgtcgtggtggcagctgcagttgtggtggcagctgctgtcgtcgtggtggcagctgcagttgtggtagTAGTCATAGTGGCGTCTGCATTTGTGGTggcagggtttgtctttattgcagctgcagttgtggtagTAGTCATAGTGGCGTCTGCATTTGTGGTggcagggtttgtctttattgcAGCTGCTGTTGTGGTAGCAGCTGCACTTGTGGTTGCAGTGGCTGCTGTGTTGGTAGTGACTAAAGTTGTGGCATGAGTTGTCTTAGTGGTGTCTccagttgtggtggcaggggcTGCAGTAGTGGTGGCAGTGGCTGTTGTCATGTtggcagctgcagttgtggtggcggCTGCTGTTGCTGTGGTGGCCGGGGCTGTTGTATAtgtagctgcagttgtggtggcaggagCTGTCGTAGGGACGTTTGCAGTTACGGTGGCAGGGGCTGCAGTAGTGGTGGCAGCTGCTGTCGTGGTGGCAGCTGCTGTCGTGGTGGCAGCTGCTG of the Oncorhynchus kisutch isolate 150728-3 linkage group LG17, Okis_V2, whole genome shotgun sequence genome contains:
- the LOC116354382 gene encoding mucin-19-like is translated as MRNVSGTATCQTPISTPPTSVPPTLWLPQVTCGKTDMTVKLPVGMLIDVKVLGPEALLHVPDGYIVTQWKSLNALFVKFSQSNVEYGSLSLQLVYQNSAGELSTTMVSCFPQPFNSRNVEEPFGDLWGFPNIPTAPYMIDQTPVITNVPSTSAASTPLEAFCLWGFPFIPTGAFLPCKESTTPATTTVTTTAATTAAAATTTAPATTSAAATTTATTSAAATTTAAATTTAANTTATAATTTTVAATTTTADTTNQAVTTRAAAAATTTTAAATTTFAAITTAAANTTTTTTAATASTTDTTKTTHATTTAAANTTAAVTMTTAATTTTVDITKTTPATTTTAAATTSAAPATITADATSTAPATTTSAEITTDPATTTADTNATTTNTAASTMSASATTATIATSTTVAATTTTAATATTTLAGTTTAAATTTANTTAATTTTAATSTKPHATTTLAATTTAATGNTSAYDTTTAAAPIMTAADTTTAFATTTTAIATTTAAPATVTAATNRIAPANTTADTTTTTTTTAASTTSASATTATIATSTTVAATTTTADTTTTAATATTTLAGTTRAASATTTAAATTTANTTAATTTTAATSTKPHATTTLAATTTAATANTSAYDTTTAAAPVMTAAITTTAAATMTTAADTTTAFATTTAIATTTAAPATVTAAPNRIAPANTTADTTTTAASTMTVPATTATAAATKTVGTTMNTAATITVTTATTIAAAPTTTTATTTMAPAPKTTATTTTAAAVTMMTAGATTTAAATTTATDTTTTALPTTTGDTTKTIYATTTLAATRTGATATTSSAATSTAAATMITAADTTTAAPATVTKDATTTTHATTTTTHATTTSDATTTAATATTTAAAITTDPATTNADSTTTPTTTAASTMTASATIATAVASTTVAATTATAATTTAGAATTTPAGSTRAAAATTTAFATTTNATTTAAVTMMTLTATTTASAAMATAAATTTAAANMTTAAATTTAAPATITKDATTTAPATTTRDTTKTTHATTLVATKTAATATTSAAATTTAAAIKTDPATTTAATTTTASTTAAATTTAAATTTAAATTTAAATTTTAATTATAAATTTTAAATTTTAAATMTAAATTTAAATTTALPTTTGDTTKTIYATTTLAATRTGASATTSAAATSTAAATMITAATSTAAATMITAADTTTAAAATVTKDATTTAPATTTTTHATTTSDATTTAATATTNADSATTPTTTAASTMTASATIATAVASTTVAATTATAATTTAAAATTTPAGSTRAAAGTTTAFATPTTATITAAATMMTLAATTTASAAMATAAATTTAAANITTAAATTTAAPATITKDATTTAPATITKDATMTAPATTTGDTTKTTHATTLVATNTAATAAIKINPATTTAATTTTASTTAAATTTAAATTTAAATTTAAATTTAAATTTAAATTTAAATTTTAATTTAAATTTAAATTTTAAATTTTAAATTTTAAATTTAAATTTAAATTTAAPATVTANVPTTAPATTTAATYTTAPATTATAAATTTAAANMTTATATTTAAPATTTGDTTKTTHATTLVTTNTAATATTSAAATTTAAAIKTNPATTNADATMTTTTTAAAIKTNPATTNADATMTTTTTAAATTTTAAATTTAAATTTTAAATTTTAAATTTTAAATTTTAAATTTTAAATTTTAAATTTTAAATTTTGAATTTTGAATTTTAAAPTTAAPATVTADVPMTAPATTATAAATTTVAATTTTAATTTVAIATTTPAGTSRAAAVTTTLAATRTAATATTSAAATTTAAATIITAATSITADTTKTAPATTTGDTTKITHATTILVATNTAATATTSAAATTTAAAIKTDPATTNAATTTTASTTAAATTTTAAATTTAAATTTTAAATTTAAPATVTADVPKTAPDTITAATYMTAPATTATAASTTTVAATTTTAAATTVATATTTPAGTTRAAAATTTTATTTAAATMMTAAATTTAAPATITKDATTTAPTTTTGDTTKTTHATTLVATNTAATATTSAAATTTAAAIKTDPATTNAAATTTATTTAAATTTTEAATTTAAATTTTAAATTTEAPATVTADIPTTAPATTTAATYTTAPATTATAAATTTVAATTTTAATTTVATATTTPAGTTRAAAATTSAAATTCAAATTSAAATTTAAATTITAATNITADTTTTAPATTTGDTTKTTSAATTTAATATTSATATTTAVATMTTAADNPTAAAAAVTEDATMTAPATTTGDTTKTTHATTPLAATTTTAATAITTTAVITTASATIATTVASTTVDSTTTTAATTTAAAATTSPAGTTRAASATTAAFATTTTATTTAATTTTATTTAAATTTTADATTATAAATTTAAANMTTATATTTAAPATTTGDTTKTTHANTTAATYTTAPATTTVATYTTAPATTATAAATTTVAATTTTAAATTVATATTTPAGTTRAAAATITLVATRTAATATTRAAATTTAAATTITAATSITSDTTKTNHATTTSTATTTAATATTSAAATTTAAATMTTAADTTTAAAATVIKDAAMTAPATTPLAVTTTAATAITTTAVITTDPATTNADATTTASATIATTVASTTVDSTTTTAATTTAAAATTPPAGTTRAASATTTAFSTTMTATTTAAATTTTAAATTTADATTTTATATTTEAPGTITADVPTTAPATTTAATYTTAPATTATAAATTTVAATTTTAATTTVATATTSPAGTTRAAAATTTLTATRTAATATTTAAATTTAAATTITAATSITEDTTTTAPATTTGDTTKTTHATTTSAATTTAAATMTTAADNPTAAAAAVTEDATMTAPATTTGDTTKTTHATTPLAATTTAATAITTTAVITTASATIATTVTSTTVDTTTAATTTAAAATTSPAGTTRAASATTTAAATTTTAAATTTTAAATTTTAAATTTTAAATTTAAPATVTADVPTTAAATTTAAANMTTATATTTAAPATITKGATTTAPATTTGDTTKTTHANTTSVAANTADTATTSEAATTTAAAITTDPATTNADATMTPTTTAASTRTASATITTAVASTTVAATTTTAATTTAAAASTTPAGTTRAATATTTIATTTTATTTAAATTTATTTAAAAMMTAAATTTAAANMTTAAAITTAAPATTTLATTNTAATVTTSAAATTTAAAITTDPANTTAASTTTASPTLPRAVASTTVDATTTTAATTTAADATTTLAGTTRAASATTTAFSTTTTATTTAAATTTATTTAAAATTTAAATTTAAATTTAAPATVTADVPTTTSATTTAATTTTPPATTTLTATRTAATESTSAAATSTAAATMITAPATTTAAATTTVTATTTPAGTTRAASATTTAFSTTTTASTTAAAATATAAATTTAAATTTTAAATTTAAPATVTADVPMTTSATTTAATYTTAPATTTAATYTTAPATTATAAATTTVAVTTTTAATTTVATANTTPAGTTRAAAANTTAFSTTTTATTTAAITTTPPATTALTTSRTAATASTSAAAISTAAATMITASAITTAAATITTAVTATTKDTNKTTPATTHLATTRTAATATTTAAATTTAAATTTAAATTTTATTTTTADTAKTTPATTSAATANTTVAPATITVGASMTAPATTTEDPMKTTIATTTLAATTTAATAATTAADTTTQVSATTTTASAMTTASVTMTTAAATTTAAATMTAAAATTNPAPATVTTDVVTTSPATTSAATNKTAPATKQQQPAPQL